The Lagopus muta isolate bLagMut1 chromosome 4, bLagMut1 primary, whole genome shotgun sequence genome has a window encoding:
- the HELT gene encoding hairy and enhancer of split-related protein HELT isoform X2 yields MASGLKERRRTPVSHKVIEKRRRDRINRCLAELGRTVPLALAKQGSGKLEKAEILEMTVQYLRALHSADFPRGREKELLSEFANYFHYGYHECMKNLVHYLTTVERMETKDTKYARILAFLQSKARFAAEPLLAAQPEPDAAFPPPPERPPGPPEPFPWPYGPLPAPAALGGPGQQRTAFLPSAQGLERRYLGLLGPPPPGAFGLPPGQHPPAVL; encoded by the exons ATGGCCTCGGGCCTCAAGGAGCGCAGG AGGACGCCCGTGTCCCACAAAGTGATCGAGAAGCGGCGGCGGGACCGCATCAACCGGTGCCTGGCGGAGCTGGGCCGCACCGTGCCGCTGGCGCTGGCCAAGCAG GGCTCGGGCAAGCTGGAGAAGGCGGAGATCCTGGAGATGACGGTGCAGTACCTGCGGGCGCTGCACTCAGCCGACTTCCCCCGCGGCAGGGAGAAGG AGCTGCTCTCCGAGTTCGCCAACTACTTCCACTACGGCTACCACGAGTGCATGAAGAACCTGGTGCACTACCTGACCACGGTGGAGCGGATGGAGACCAAGGATACCAAGTACGCCCGCATCCTCGCCTTCCTGCAGTCCAAGGCGCGCTTCGCCGCCGAGCCGCTCCTCGCCGCGCAGCCGGAGCCCGACGCCGCCTTCCCGCCGCCCCCTGAGCGCCCGCCGGGCCCCCCTGAGCCCTTCCCGTGGCCGTACGGCCCCCTGCCCGCCCCCGCGGCCCTGGGCGGCCCCGGGCAGCAGCGCACCGCCTTCCTCCCGTCCGCGCAGGGCCTGGAGCGCCGTTACCTCGGCTTGCTgggcccgccgccccccggcgCCTTCGGGCTGCCGCCCGGCCAACACCCTCCCGCCGTGCTATAG
- the HELT gene encoding hairy and enhancer of split-related protein HELT isoform X1 → MASGLKERRVSAGPPAPRAPRVPTAARDAPPVLQRTPVSHKVIEKRRRDRINRCLAELGRTVPLALAKQGSGKLEKAEILEMTVQYLRALHSADFPRGREKELLSEFANYFHYGYHECMKNLVHYLTTVERMETKDTKYARILAFLQSKARFAAEPLLAAQPEPDAAFPPPPERPPGPPEPFPWPYGPLPAPAALGGPGQQRTAFLPSAQGLERRYLGLLGPPPPGAFGLPPGQHPPAVL, encoded by the exons ATGGCCTCGGGCCTCAAGGAGCGCAGGGTGAGCGCCGGGCCGCCCGCACCGCGCGCCCCGAGGGTACCCACCGCGGCCCGTGACGCGCCGCCTGTTTTGCAGAGGACGCCCGTGTCCCACAAAGTGATCGAGAAGCGGCGGCGGGACCGCATCAACCGGTGCCTGGCGGAGCTGGGCCGCACCGTGCCGCTGGCGCTGGCCAAGCAG GGCTCGGGCAAGCTGGAGAAGGCGGAGATCCTGGAGATGACGGTGCAGTACCTGCGGGCGCTGCACTCAGCCGACTTCCCCCGCGGCAGGGAGAAGG AGCTGCTCTCCGAGTTCGCCAACTACTTCCACTACGGCTACCACGAGTGCATGAAGAACCTGGTGCACTACCTGACCACGGTGGAGCGGATGGAGACCAAGGATACCAAGTACGCCCGCATCCTCGCCTTCCTGCAGTCCAAGGCGCGCTTCGCCGCCGAGCCGCTCCTCGCCGCGCAGCCGGAGCCCGACGCCGCCTTCCCGCCGCCCCCTGAGCGCCCGCCGGGCCCCCCTGAGCCCTTCCCGTGGCCGTACGGCCCCCTGCCCGCCCCCGCGGCCCTGGGCGGCCCCGGGCAGCAGCGCACCGCCTTCCTCCCGTCCGCGCAGGGCCTGGAGCGCCGTTACCTCGGCTTGCTgggcccgccgccccccggcgCCTTCGGGCTGCCGCCCGGCCAACACCCTCCCGCCGTGCTATAG